A genomic window from Lycium barbarum isolate Lr01 chromosome 4, ASM1917538v2, whole genome shotgun sequence includes:
- the LOC132637474 gene encoding uncharacterized protein LOC132637474, whose protein sequence is MTVVTNDKNELIPTRTITGWRIYMDYHKLNEATRKDHYPIPFIDQMLDKVLEKEVKFLFDDACVKVFKDLKKSFVTAPIIIAPDWNLPFELMCNASDNAI, encoded by the exons ATGACAGTTGTGACAAATGACAAAAATGAGCTCATTCCTACTAGAACAATCACTGGATGGAGAATTTACATGGATTATCACAAGTTGAACGAAGCGACCAGGAAGGATCACTATCCCATTCcctttattgatcaaatgctagACAA GGTACTTGAAAAGGAGGTGAAATTCCTATTTGATGATGCTTGTGTCAAGGTCTTCAAAGATCTAAAGAAGAGTTTTGTAACTGCACCAATAATCATAGCACCTGACTGGAACTTGCCATTTGAATTGATGTGTAATGCAAGCGACAATGCCATATGA